One Chanodichthys erythropterus isolate Z2021 chromosome 22, ASM2448905v1, whole genome shotgun sequence DNA window includes the following coding sequences:
- the rapgef1b gene encoding rap guanine nucleotide exchange factor 1b isoform X5: protein MGNTSRRTQRLLEETEYFNGREPDAESQKSHLSSFTMKLMKFHSPKIKRTPSKKGKQLQPEPAVKTPEKPVNKKVSRLEEQEKEVVSALRYFKTIVDKMNVDTKVLQMLPGSASKVLEAILPLMQVEARIQHRPPLGPALTKQYSAMSSCHNRVYQSLANLIRWSDQVMLEGIDLDDKDTVTTVTTVIKAVLDGVKELVKLTIEKHEQPSPTSPNKPAPPVTKTESVCENPLTEREKAILSKTTPIVTPSDSLTDMSEEEVAPPKPPLPGLKLAEHSPPALPPKKRQSAPSPTRVAVVAPMSRVPCGLNLPPGALRQQQEFDVELLQRRFSGGSQSYGGDSPRLSPCNSMGKLSKSDEQLSSLERDSGQCSRNTSCETLEGYDPDYDFLHQDLSVSDPLPFPTVTGSSLSPLPECHGESQSLSPAHAPTHPRFSAPVTSQASLEYWTPPLTPGSTNRALPPALPQKKRRSAPIISAYPLYERLPSHYDNLSEEEQPTPPFPLLTPVSPLPQVNGGDELLQCTDPDSPPPLPEKKGKQILQYMQFVEDYSEPQPSVFYQTPQSESIYEQRRNKRFQEVYGFNDSYSSPDSVHEVVPPPALPPKQRQLASYTSPPSSSSSSFSILPPPAGLPEEAEPALGLSLSVSNSFLSDHASLTTPVSSDPVGLTNAGRALDGGGVSNGSLTSSLVSLAVCLPSESSLSDSLLTSASESVDEGGEGEYVNLYSSTHANGDNTHRSDTSSCDDVLQDHTPHIPTSNSKEALSKDRPKEPSHGQIDDVDELSLIDHNDIMNRITLKAENDDGPDVRAGSGDILLVHATETDRKDLVLYCEAFLTTYRTFITPEDLIKKLHYRYTRFCHSPDTFKKRVSKNTFFVLVRVVDELCLVELTEDILRQLMDLVFRLVCNGELSLARVLRKNILDKVEQKRLLRHVHTLKPLAARGVSARPGTLHDFRSHEIADQLTLLDAELFYKIEIPEVLLWAKEQNEEKSLNLTQFTEHFNNMSYWVRSIIIQQEKAQDREKLLLKFIKIMKHLRKLNNFNSYLAILSALDSAPIRRLEWQKQTSEGLEEYCTLIDSSSSFRAYRAALAEVEPPCIPYLGLILQDLTFVHLGNPDFIDGKVNFSKRWQQFNILDSMRRFQQVHYDLKRNEDIVSFFNDFSDHLAEEALWELSLKIKPRNISRRRTEREEKT, encoded by the exons AATCCCAGAAGTCTCACCTCTCCTCTTTCACGATGAAACTGATGAAATTTCATTCCCCGAAGATTAAAAGAACTCCATCTAAGAAAGGCAAACAACTCCAGCCAGAGCCTGCAGTGAAGACTCCAGAAAAACCCGTCAACAAG AAGGTGAGTCGATTGGAGGAACAGGAGAAGGAGGTGGTGAGCGCTCTGCGTTACTTTAAGACGATTGTGGACAAGATGAACGTCGATACGAAAGTTCTCCAGATGCTTCCTGGTTCAGCTAGTAAAGTTTTGGAGGCCATATTGCCTCTGATGCAGGTAGAGGCTCGGATACAGCACAG GCCGCCTCTGGGACCAGCACTAACAAAACAATA CTCGGCAATGTCCTCCTGTCATAACCGTGTCTATCAGAGTTTGGCGAATCTTATTCGTTGGTCCGACCAGGTGATGCTGGAGGGCATCGACCTCGACGACAAGGACACTGTGACAACCGTCACCACGGTGATCAAAGCCGTGCTGGATGGTGTGAAG GAGCTGGTGAAACTCACAATAGAGAAACATGAGCAACCATCTCCAACGTCCCCCAACAAACCAGCGCCCCCTGTGACCAAAACTGAGAG TGTGTGTGAAAATCCTCTAACTGAACGAGAGAAGGCGATTCTGAGTAAAACCACGCCCATTGTCACGCCCAGTGACAGCTTGACTGACATGTCAGAGGAAGAGGTGGCTCCGCCCAAACCTCCTCTACCAGGACTCAAACTGGCAGAGCACAG CCCGCCCGCTCTGCCTCCCAAGAAGCGACAGTCGGCCCCCTCCCCCACACGTGTTGCCGTGGTAGCACCGATGAGTCGAGTCCCATGTGGTCTCAACCTGCCTCCTGGAGCTCTGAGACAG CAGCAGGAGTTTGATGTGGAGCTCCTCCAGAGGCGTTTCTCCGGTGGGAGCCAGTCGTACGGTGGGGATTCCCCTCGCCTCTCTCCCTGTAACAGTATGGGAAAGCTCAGCAAGTCCGACGAGCAGCTCTCTTCGTTGGAGCGAGACAGCGGGCAGTGCTCTCGCAACACTAGCTGTGAAACACTAG AGGGATACGATCCTGATTACGACTTCCTACATCAGGATCTGTCCGTATCCGACCCTTTACCGTTTCCCACCGTCACTGGCAGCAGTCTGAGCCCCCTCCCAGAATGCCACGGGGAGTCTCAGTCGTTAAGCCCCGCCCATGCCCCCACCCACCCGCGTTTCAGCGCTCCCGTCACCAGTCAGGCTTCCCTGGAGTACTGGACCCCGCCCCTCACACCCGGATCGACCAATAGAGCGCTTCCACCCGCCCTCCCGCAGAAGAAGCGACGGTCTGCACCAATCATATCGGCGTACCCTCTTTACGAGCGCCTCCCATCGCACTACGATAACCTATCAGAAGAGGAGCAGCCCACGCCGCCCTTCCCGCTGCTGACGCCTGTGTCGCCCCTACCGCAGGTCAACGGAGGAGACGAGCTCTTACAGTGTACTGACCCCGACAGCCCGCCGCCACTACCAGAGAAGAAGGGCAAACAGA TTCTGCAGTACATGCAGTTTGTGGAGGATTATTCAGAACCACAGCCATCCGTCTTCTATCAGACGCCTCAGAGCGAGAGTATTTACGAGCAGCGGAGGAACAAGCGCTTTCAGGAGGTTTACGGCTTCAACGATTCCTACAGCAGTCCGGACTCTGTGCACGAAGTCGTCCCACCGCCGGCGCTGCCTCCCAAACAGAGACAGCTG GCCTCCTATACCTCTCCTCCTTCATCATCCTCTTCCTCTTTTTCAATTCTCCCCCCTCCTGCTGGTCTTCCGGAGGAGGCGGAGCCTGCTCTTGGTCTCAGCCTATCAGTGTCTAACTCCTTCCTCAGTGACCACGCCTCTTTGACCACACCTGTG AGTTCCGACCCGGTTGGCTTGACCAATGCTGGCAGAGCTCTAGATGGTGGTGGTGTCTCTAACGGGTCCTTGACCAGCTCTCTGGTCTCTCTGGCCGTCTGTCTTCCTTCTGAGTCTTCTCTTTCTGACTCACTTCTTACCTCCGCG AGTGAGAGTGTTGATGAAGGTGGCGAGGGAGAGTATGTGAACCTGTACTCGTCCACACATGCTAACGGAGACAACACACACCGCAGT GACACTTCTTCATGTGATGATGTGCTTCAAGACCACACCCCTCACATACCCACGTCCAATAGCAAGGAAGCGTTGTCTAAGGACAG GCCGAAAGAACCCAGTCATGGTCAGATCGATGATGTTGATGAATTATCCCTTATTGATCATAATGACATTATGAACCGCATCACGCTCAAAGCAGAG AATGATGATGGTCCTGATGTGAGAGCCGGTTCTGGTGATATACTGTTGGTTCATGCTACAGAAACAGACCGCAAAG ATTTGGTGTTGTACTGTGAGGCTTTTCTCACCACCTACAGAACCTTCATAACGCCCGAAGACCTCATTAAAAAACTACACTACAGATA CACTCGCTTCTGTCACAGTCCAGACACCTTTAAGAAGCGTGTCAGTAAAAACACATTCTTCGTGCTGGTGAGAGTCGTGGATGAACTCTG tCTGGTGGAGTTGACCGAGGACATCCTGCGGCAGTTGATGGATCTGGTGTTCCGGCTGGTCTGTAACGGGGAACTGAGTCTGGCGAGGGTCCTGCGGAAGAACATCCTAGATAAAGTGGAACAGAAGCGGCTCCTGCGGCACGTGCACACGCTCAAGCCTCTGGCCGCGCGGGGCGTCTCTGCAAg GCCCGGCACGCTGCATGATTTCCGCAGTCATGAGATCGCAGATCAGCTGACGTTGCTGGACGCAGAACTTTTCTACAAGATCGAG ATTCCTGAGGTGCTGCTTTGGGCGAAGGAACAGAACGAAGAGAAAAGTCTAAATCTGACCCAGTTTACAGAGCACTTTAACAACATGAGCTACTG GGTGCGCTCTATAATCATCCAGCAGGAGAAAGCTCAGGACAGAGAGAAACTGCTGCTCAAATTCATCAAAATCATGAAG CACTTGCGGAAACTGAATAACTTCAACTCTTACTTGGCGATTCTCTCTGCGCTGGACTCTGCACCAATCAGACGACTGGAATGGCAGAAACAGACATCTGAG GGCTTGGAGGAGTACTGCACTTTGATTGACAGTTCGTCATCTTTCCGAGCATATAGAGCGGCTCTAGCTGAAGTGGAGCCTCCATGTATTCCCTatct GGGTTTGATCCTACAGGACCTGACGTTTGTTCACCTCGGAAACCCGGATTTTATTGATGGTAAAGTGAATTTCTCCAAGCGCTGGCAGCAGTTCAACATTCTGGACAGCATGAGACGCTTCCAGCAAGT ACACTACGACCTGAAACGGAACGAAGACATCGTCTCGTTCTTCAACGACTTTAGCGATCACCTGGCGGAGGAGGCATTATGGGAACTCTCGCTCAAGATCAAACCACGAAACATCTCGCGGCGCAGGACGGAGCGAGAGGAGAAGACCTAG
- the rapgef1b gene encoding rap guanine nucleotide exchange factor 1b isoform X9, translating into MVFRYVPCSAMSSCHNRVYQSLANLIRWSDQVMLEGIDLDDKDTVTTVTTVIKAVLDGVKELVKLTIEKHEQPSPTSPNKPAPPVTKTESVCENPLTEREKAILSKTTPIVTPSDSLTDMSEEEVAPPKPPLPGLKLAEHRNRMQLCSDPVAGQRRATTMETPPALPPKKRQSAPSPTRVAVVAPMSRVPCGLNLPPGALRQQQEFDVELLQRRFSGGSQSYGGDSPRLSPCNSMGKLSKSDEQLSSLERDSGQCSRNTSCETLEGYDPDYDFLHQDLSVSDPLPFPTVTGSSLSPLPECHGESQSLSPAHAPTHPRFSAPVTSQASLEYWTPPLTPGSTNRALPPALPQKKRRSAPIISAYPLYERLPSHYDNLSEEEQPTPPFPLLTPVSPLPQVNGGDELLQCTDPDSPPPLPEKKGKQILQYMQFVEDYSEPQPSVFYQTPQSESIYEQRRNKRFQEVYGFNDSYSSPDSVHEVVPPPALPPKQRQLASYTSPPSSSSSSFSILPPPAGLPEEAEPALGLSLSVSNSFLSDHASLTTPVSSDPVGLTNAGRALDGGGVSNGSLTSSLVSLAVCLPSESSLSDSLLTSASESVDEGGEGEYVNLYSSTHANGDNTHRSDTSSCDDVLQDHTPHIPTSNSKEALSKDRPKEPSHGQIDDVDELSLIDHNDIMNRITLKAENDDGPDVRAGSGDILLVHATETDRKDLVLYCEAFLTTYRTFITPEDLIKKLHYRYTRFCHSPDTFKKRVSKNTFFVLVRVVDELCLVELTEDILRQLMDLVFRLVCNGELSLARVLRKNILDKVEQKRLLRHVHTLKPLAARGVSARPGTLHDFRSHEIADQLTLLDAELFYKIEIPEVLLWAKEQNEEKSLNLTQFTEHFNNMSYWVRSIIIQQEKAQDREKLLLKFIKIMKHLRKLNNFNSYLAILSALDSAPIRRLEWQKQTSEGLEEYCTLIDSSSSFRAYRAALAEVEPPCIPYLGLILQDLTFVHLGNPDFIDGKVNFSKRWQQFNILDSMRRFQQVHYDLKRNEDIVSFFNDFSDHLAEEALWELSLKIKPRNISRRRTEREEKT; encoded by the exons ATGGTTTTTCGATatgtaccatg CTCGGCAATGTCCTCCTGTCATAACCGTGTCTATCAGAGTTTGGCGAATCTTATTCGTTGGTCCGACCAGGTGATGCTGGAGGGCATCGACCTCGACGACAAGGACACTGTGACAACCGTCACCACGGTGATCAAAGCCGTGCTGGATGGTGTGAAG GAGCTGGTGAAACTCACAATAGAGAAACATGAGCAACCATCTCCAACGTCCCCCAACAAACCAGCGCCCCCTGTGACCAAAACTGAGAG TGTGTGTGAAAATCCTCTAACTGAACGAGAGAAGGCGATTCTGAGTAAAACCACGCCCATTGTCACGCCCAGTGACAGCTTGACTGACATGTCAGAGGAAGAGGTGGCTCCGCCCAAACCTCCTCTACCAGGACTCAAACTGGCAGAGCACAG GAACAGGATGCAGTTGTGCTCCGATCCTGTTGCCGGCCAGCGGAGGGCCACAACGATGGAAAC CCCGCCCGCTCTGCCTCCCAAGAAGCGACAGTCGGCCCCCTCCCCCACACGTGTTGCCGTGGTAGCACCGATGAGTCGAGTCCCATGTGGTCTCAACCTGCCTCCTGGAGCTCTGAGACAG CAGCAGGAGTTTGATGTGGAGCTCCTCCAGAGGCGTTTCTCCGGTGGGAGCCAGTCGTACGGTGGGGATTCCCCTCGCCTCTCTCCCTGTAACAGTATGGGAAAGCTCAGCAAGTCCGACGAGCAGCTCTCTTCGTTGGAGCGAGACAGCGGGCAGTGCTCTCGCAACACTAGCTGTGAAACACTAG AGGGATACGATCCTGATTACGACTTCCTACATCAGGATCTGTCCGTATCCGACCCTTTACCGTTTCCCACCGTCACTGGCAGCAGTCTGAGCCCCCTCCCAGAATGCCACGGGGAGTCTCAGTCGTTAAGCCCCGCCCATGCCCCCACCCACCCGCGTTTCAGCGCTCCCGTCACCAGTCAGGCTTCCCTGGAGTACTGGACCCCGCCCCTCACACCCGGATCGACCAATAGAGCGCTTCCACCCGCCCTCCCGCAGAAGAAGCGACGGTCTGCACCAATCATATCGGCGTACCCTCTTTACGAGCGCCTCCCATCGCACTACGATAACCTATCAGAAGAGGAGCAGCCCACGCCGCCCTTCCCGCTGCTGACGCCTGTGTCGCCCCTACCGCAGGTCAACGGAGGAGACGAGCTCTTACAGTGTACTGACCCCGACAGCCCGCCGCCACTACCAGAGAAGAAGGGCAAACAGA TTCTGCAGTACATGCAGTTTGTGGAGGATTATTCAGAACCACAGCCATCCGTCTTCTATCAGACGCCTCAGAGCGAGAGTATTTACGAGCAGCGGAGGAACAAGCGCTTTCAGGAGGTTTACGGCTTCAACGATTCCTACAGCAGTCCGGACTCTGTGCACGAAGTCGTCCCACCGCCGGCGCTGCCTCCCAAACAGAGACAGCTG GCCTCCTATACCTCTCCTCCTTCATCATCCTCTTCCTCTTTTTCAATTCTCCCCCCTCCTGCTGGTCTTCCGGAGGAGGCGGAGCCTGCTCTTGGTCTCAGCCTATCAGTGTCTAACTCCTTCCTCAGTGACCACGCCTCTTTGACCACACCTGTG AGTTCCGACCCGGTTGGCTTGACCAATGCTGGCAGAGCTCTAGATGGTGGTGGTGTCTCTAACGGGTCCTTGACCAGCTCTCTGGTCTCTCTGGCCGTCTGTCTTCCTTCTGAGTCTTCTCTTTCTGACTCACTTCTTACCTCCGCG AGTGAGAGTGTTGATGAAGGTGGCGAGGGAGAGTATGTGAACCTGTACTCGTCCACACATGCTAACGGAGACAACACACACCGCAGT GACACTTCTTCATGTGATGATGTGCTTCAAGACCACACCCCTCACATACCCACGTCCAATAGCAAGGAAGCGTTGTCTAAGGACAG GCCGAAAGAACCCAGTCATGGTCAGATCGATGATGTTGATGAATTATCCCTTATTGATCATAATGACATTATGAACCGCATCACGCTCAAAGCAGAG AATGATGATGGTCCTGATGTGAGAGCCGGTTCTGGTGATATACTGTTGGTTCATGCTACAGAAACAGACCGCAAAG ATTTGGTGTTGTACTGTGAGGCTTTTCTCACCACCTACAGAACCTTCATAACGCCCGAAGACCTCATTAAAAAACTACACTACAGATA CACTCGCTTCTGTCACAGTCCAGACACCTTTAAGAAGCGTGTCAGTAAAAACACATTCTTCGTGCTGGTGAGAGTCGTGGATGAACTCTG tCTGGTGGAGTTGACCGAGGACATCCTGCGGCAGTTGATGGATCTGGTGTTCCGGCTGGTCTGTAACGGGGAACTGAGTCTGGCGAGGGTCCTGCGGAAGAACATCCTAGATAAAGTGGAACAGAAGCGGCTCCTGCGGCACGTGCACACGCTCAAGCCTCTGGCCGCGCGGGGCGTCTCTGCAAg GCCCGGCACGCTGCATGATTTCCGCAGTCATGAGATCGCAGATCAGCTGACGTTGCTGGACGCAGAACTTTTCTACAAGATCGAG ATTCCTGAGGTGCTGCTTTGGGCGAAGGAACAGAACGAAGAGAAAAGTCTAAATCTGACCCAGTTTACAGAGCACTTTAACAACATGAGCTACTG GGTGCGCTCTATAATCATCCAGCAGGAGAAAGCTCAGGACAGAGAGAAACTGCTGCTCAAATTCATCAAAATCATGAAG CACTTGCGGAAACTGAATAACTTCAACTCTTACTTGGCGATTCTCTCTGCGCTGGACTCTGCACCAATCAGACGACTGGAATGGCAGAAACAGACATCTGAG GGCTTGGAGGAGTACTGCACTTTGATTGACAGTTCGTCATCTTTCCGAGCATATAGAGCGGCTCTAGCTGAAGTGGAGCCTCCATGTATTCCCTatct GGGTTTGATCCTACAGGACCTGACGTTTGTTCACCTCGGAAACCCGGATTTTATTGATGGTAAAGTGAATTTCTCCAAGCGCTGGCAGCAGTTCAACATTCTGGACAGCATGAGACGCTTCCAGCAAGT ACACTACGACCTGAAACGGAACGAAGACATCGTCTCGTTCTTCAACGACTTTAGCGATCACCTGGCGGAGGAGGCATTATGGGAACTCTCGCTCAAGATCAAACCACGAAACATCTCGCGGCGCAGGACGGAGCGAGAGGAGAAGACCTAG
- the rapgef1b gene encoding rap guanine nucleotide exchange factor 1b isoform X7 encodes MGNTSRRTQRLLEETEYFNGREPDAESQKSHLSSFTMKLMKFHSPKIKRTPSKKGKQLQPEPAVKTPEKPVNKKVSRLEEQEKEVVSALRYFKTIVDKMNVDTKVLQMLPGSASKVLEAILPLMQVEARIQHRPPLGPALTKQYSAMSSCHNRVYQSLANLIRWSDQVMLEGIDLDDKDTVTTVTTVIKAVLDGVKELVKLTIEKHEQPSPTSPNKPAPPVTKTESVCENPLTEREKAILSKTTPIVTPSDSLTDMSEEEVAPPKPPLPGLKLAEHRNRMQLCSDPVAGQRRATTMETPPALPPKKRQSAPSPTRVAVVAPMSRVPCGLNLPPGALRQQQEFDVELLQRRFSGGSQSYGGDSPRLSPCNSMGKLSKSDEQLSSLERDSGQCSRNTSCETLEGYDPDYDFLHQDLSVSDPLPFPTVTGSSLSPLPECHGESQSLSPAHAPTHPRFSAPVTSQASLEYWTPPLTPGSTNRALPPALPQKKRRSAPIISAYPLYERLPSHYDNLSEEEQPTPPFPLLTPVSPLPQVNGGDELLQCTDPDSPPPLPEKKGKQILQYMQFVEDYSEPQPSVFYQTPQSESIYEQRRNKRFQEVYGFNDSYSSPDSVHEVVPPPALPPKQRQLSESVDEGGEGEYVNLYSSTHANGDNTHRSDTSSCDDVLQDHTPHIPTSNSKEALSKDRPKEPSHGQIDDVDELSLIDHNDIMNRITLKAENDDGPDVRAGSGDILLVHATETDRKDLVLYCEAFLTTYRTFITPEDLIKKLHYRYTRFCHSPDTFKKRVSKNTFFVLVRVVDELCLVELTEDILRQLMDLVFRLVCNGELSLARVLRKNILDKVEQKRLLRHVHTLKPLAARGVSARPGTLHDFRSHEIADQLTLLDAELFYKIEIPEVLLWAKEQNEEKSLNLTQFTEHFNNMSYWVRSIIIQQEKAQDREKLLLKFIKIMKHLRKLNNFNSYLAILSALDSAPIRRLEWQKQTSEGLEEYCTLIDSSSSFRAYRAALAEVEPPCIPYLGLILQDLTFVHLGNPDFIDGKVNFSKRWQQFNILDSMRRFQQVHYDLKRNEDIVSFFNDFSDHLAEEALWELSLKIKPRNISRRRTEREEKT; translated from the exons AATCCCAGAAGTCTCACCTCTCCTCTTTCACGATGAAACTGATGAAATTTCATTCCCCGAAGATTAAAAGAACTCCATCTAAGAAAGGCAAACAACTCCAGCCAGAGCCTGCAGTGAAGACTCCAGAAAAACCCGTCAACAAG AAGGTGAGTCGATTGGAGGAACAGGAGAAGGAGGTGGTGAGCGCTCTGCGTTACTTTAAGACGATTGTGGACAAGATGAACGTCGATACGAAAGTTCTCCAGATGCTTCCTGGTTCAGCTAGTAAAGTTTTGGAGGCCATATTGCCTCTGATGCAGGTAGAGGCTCGGATACAGCACAG GCCGCCTCTGGGACCAGCACTAACAAAACAATA CTCGGCAATGTCCTCCTGTCATAACCGTGTCTATCAGAGTTTGGCGAATCTTATTCGTTGGTCCGACCAGGTGATGCTGGAGGGCATCGACCTCGACGACAAGGACACTGTGACAACCGTCACCACGGTGATCAAAGCCGTGCTGGATGGTGTGAAG GAGCTGGTGAAACTCACAATAGAGAAACATGAGCAACCATCTCCAACGTCCCCCAACAAACCAGCGCCCCCTGTGACCAAAACTGAGAG TGTGTGTGAAAATCCTCTAACTGAACGAGAGAAGGCGATTCTGAGTAAAACCACGCCCATTGTCACGCCCAGTGACAGCTTGACTGACATGTCAGAGGAAGAGGTGGCTCCGCCCAAACCTCCTCTACCAGGACTCAAACTGGCAGAGCACAG GAACAGGATGCAGTTGTGCTCCGATCCTGTTGCCGGCCAGCGGAGGGCCACAACGATGGAAAC CCCGCCCGCTCTGCCTCCCAAGAAGCGACAGTCGGCCCCCTCCCCCACACGTGTTGCCGTGGTAGCACCGATGAGTCGAGTCCCATGTGGTCTCAACCTGCCTCCTGGAGCTCTGAGACAG CAGCAGGAGTTTGATGTGGAGCTCCTCCAGAGGCGTTTCTCCGGTGGGAGCCAGTCGTACGGTGGGGATTCCCCTCGCCTCTCTCCCTGTAACAGTATGGGAAAGCTCAGCAAGTCCGACGAGCAGCTCTCTTCGTTGGAGCGAGACAGCGGGCAGTGCTCTCGCAACACTAGCTGTGAAACACTAG AGGGATACGATCCTGATTACGACTTCCTACATCAGGATCTGTCCGTATCCGACCCTTTACCGTTTCCCACCGTCACTGGCAGCAGTCTGAGCCCCCTCCCAGAATGCCACGGGGAGTCTCAGTCGTTAAGCCCCGCCCATGCCCCCACCCACCCGCGTTTCAGCGCTCCCGTCACCAGTCAGGCTTCCCTGGAGTACTGGACCCCGCCCCTCACACCCGGATCGACCAATAGAGCGCTTCCACCCGCCCTCCCGCAGAAGAAGCGACGGTCTGCACCAATCATATCGGCGTACCCTCTTTACGAGCGCCTCCCATCGCACTACGATAACCTATCAGAAGAGGAGCAGCCCACGCCGCCCTTCCCGCTGCTGACGCCTGTGTCGCCCCTACCGCAGGTCAACGGAGGAGACGAGCTCTTACAGTGTACTGACCCCGACAGCCCGCCGCCACTACCAGAGAAGAAGGGCAAACAGA TTCTGCAGTACATGCAGTTTGTGGAGGATTATTCAGAACCACAGCCATCCGTCTTCTATCAGACGCCTCAGAGCGAGAGTATTTACGAGCAGCGGAGGAACAAGCGCTTTCAGGAGGTTTACGGCTTCAACGATTCCTACAGCAGTCCGGACTCTGTGCACGAAGTCGTCCCACCGCCGGCGCTGCCTCCCAAACAGAGACAGCTG AGTGAGAGTGTTGATGAAGGTGGCGAGGGAGAGTATGTGAACCTGTACTCGTCCACACATGCTAACGGAGACAACACACACCGCAGT GACACTTCTTCATGTGATGATGTGCTTCAAGACCACACCCCTCACATACCCACGTCCAATAGCAAGGAAGCGTTGTCTAAGGACAG GCCGAAAGAACCCAGTCATGGTCAGATCGATGATGTTGATGAATTATCCCTTATTGATCATAATGACATTATGAACCGCATCACGCTCAAAGCAGAG AATGATGATGGTCCTGATGTGAGAGCCGGTTCTGGTGATATACTGTTGGTTCATGCTACAGAAACAGACCGCAAAG ATTTGGTGTTGTACTGTGAGGCTTTTCTCACCACCTACAGAACCTTCATAACGCCCGAAGACCTCATTAAAAAACTACACTACAGATA CACTCGCTTCTGTCACAGTCCAGACACCTTTAAGAAGCGTGTCAGTAAAAACACATTCTTCGTGCTGGTGAGAGTCGTGGATGAACTCTG tCTGGTGGAGTTGACCGAGGACATCCTGCGGCAGTTGATGGATCTGGTGTTCCGGCTGGTCTGTAACGGGGAACTGAGTCTGGCGAGGGTCCTGCGGAAGAACATCCTAGATAAAGTGGAACAGAAGCGGCTCCTGCGGCACGTGCACACGCTCAAGCCTCTGGCCGCGCGGGGCGTCTCTGCAAg GCCCGGCACGCTGCATGATTTCCGCAGTCATGAGATCGCAGATCAGCTGACGTTGCTGGACGCAGAACTTTTCTACAAGATCGAG ATTCCTGAGGTGCTGCTTTGGGCGAAGGAACAGAACGAAGAGAAAAGTCTAAATCTGACCCAGTTTACAGAGCACTTTAACAACATGAGCTACTG GGTGCGCTCTATAATCATCCAGCAGGAGAAAGCTCAGGACAGAGAGAAACTGCTGCTCAAATTCATCAAAATCATGAAG CACTTGCGGAAACTGAATAACTTCAACTCTTACTTGGCGATTCTCTCTGCGCTGGACTCTGCACCAATCAGACGACTGGAATGGCAGAAACAGACATCTGAG GGCTTGGAGGAGTACTGCACTTTGATTGACAGTTCGTCATCTTTCCGAGCATATAGAGCGGCTCTAGCTGAAGTGGAGCCTCCATGTATTCCCTatct GGGTTTGATCCTACAGGACCTGACGTTTGTTCACCTCGGAAACCCGGATTTTATTGATGGTAAAGTGAATTTCTCCAAGCGCTGGCAGCAGTTCAACATTCTGGACAGCATGAGACGCTTCCAGCAAGT ACACTACGACCTGAAACGGAACGAAGACATCGTCTCGTTCTTCAACGACTTTAGCGATCACCTGGCGGAGGAGGCATTATGGGAACTCTCGCTCAAGATCAAACCACGAAACATCTCGCGGCGCAGGACGGAGCGAGAGGAGAAGACCTAG